One region of Streptomyces leeuwenhoekii genomic DNA includes:
- the glpK gene encoding glycerol kinase GlpK, with protein MPDTDARYVAAIDQGTTSSRCIVFGRDGAVVSVDQREHRQIFPKPGWVEHDATEIWSKVQAVVAGALARAGLRAGQLSALGITNQRETTVLWDRVTGKPVHNALVWQDTRTAPLCGRLGGTDGQDRFRERTGLPLASYFSGPKAAWLLDNVPGLRARADRGEIAFGTIDSWLIWNLTGGTDGGRHVTDVTNASRTMLMNLHTLQWDASVLSAMNVPESVLPEIRSSAEVYGTAVGQLAGVPVAAALGDQQAAVFGQTCYDVGTAKNTYGTGSFLLLNTGDRPVPSEHGLLTTVGYKIGDQAPVYCLEGSIAITGALVQWFRDQLGIIRTADEIEPLAASVADNGGAYIVPAFSGLFAPYWRADARGVITGLTRYVTKAHLARAVLEATSWQTREVVDAMYQDSGVRITSLKVDGGMTRNDLLMQHQADVLGVPVTRPAIAETTCLGAAYAAGLATGVWDGLDELRSHWRKDAEWTPAMEPSVRDREYRNWRRAVEKSFGWAEDGDA; from the coding sequence ATGCCGGACACCGACGCGAGGTACGTCGCCGCCATCGACCAGGGCACCACCTCCAGCCGCTGCATCGTCTTCGGCCGGGACGGCGCCGTGGTCTCCGTCGACCAGCGCGAGCACCGCCAGATCTTCCCCAAGCCCGGCTGGGTGGAGCACGACGCCACCGAGATCTGGTCCAAGGTGCAGGCCGTGGTCGCCGGGGCCCTCGCCAGGGCGGGACTGCGCGCCGGGCAGCTCAGCGCGCTGGGCATCACCAACCAGCGGGAGACGACGGTCCTGTGGGACCGCGTCACGGGCAAGCCGGTGCACAACGCCCTCGTGTGGCAGGACACCCGGACGGCGCCCCTGTGCGGACGGCTGGGCGGCACGGACGGGCAGGACCGGTTCCGCGAACGGACCGGGCTGCCGCTGGCCAGTTACTTCTCCGGCCCCAAAGCCGCCTGGCTGCTCGACAACGTGCCGGGCCTCAGGGCCCGCGCCGACCGCGGGGAGATCGCCTTCGGCACCATCGACTCCTGGCTGATCTGGAACCTCACCGGGGGCACGGACGGCGGGCGGCACGTCACCGACGTCACCAATGCCTCCCGCACCATGCTGATGAACCTCCACACGCTCCAGTGGGACGCGTCCGTCCTGTCCGCCATGAACGTGCCCGAGTCCGTCCTGCCCGAGATCAGGTCCTCCGCCGAGGTGTACGGCACGGCCGTCGGGCAGCTCGCCGGCGTGCCCGTCGCCGCCGCGCTGGGCGACCAGCAGGCCGCCGTGTTCGGCCAGACCTGCTACGACGTGGGCACGGCGAAGAACACGTACGGCACGGGCAGCTTCCTGCTGCTCAACACGGGCGACCGGCCGGTCCCGTCGGAGCACGGGTTGCTGACGACGGTCGGCTACAAGATCGGTGACCAGGCGCCCGTCTACTGCCTGGAGGGGTCGATCGCCATCACCGGCGCGCTGGTGCAGTGGTTCCGCGACCAGCTCGGCATCATCCGTACCGCCGACGAGATCGAACCGCTGGCGGCGAGCGTGGCGGACAACGGCGGGGCGTACATCGTCCCCGCGTTCTCGGGCCTGTTCGCGCCGTACTGGCGTGCGGACGCGCGTGGCGTCATCACCGGGCTCACCCGGTACGTGACGAAGGCCCACCTCGCGCGGGCGGTGCTGGAGGCCACGAGCTGGCAGACGCGTGAGGTGGTGGACGCCATGTACCAGGACTCGGGGGTGCGGATCACCTCGCTGAAGGTCGACGGCGGGATGACGAGGAACGACCTGCTCATGCAGCACCAGGCGGACGTGCTCGGCGTGCCCGTCACCCGTCCCGCGATCGCCGAGACGACATGCCTGGGCGCGGCCTACGCGGCCGGGCTGGCCACGGGTGTGTGGGACGGACTCGACGAGCTCCGGTCGCACTGGCGCAAGGACGCCGAATGGACTCCGGCGATGGAGCCGTCCGTGCGGGACCGCGAGTACCGCAACTGGCGCAGGGCGGTGGAGAAGAGCTTCGGATGGGCCGAGGACGGGGACGCGTAG
- a CDS encoding DUF742 domain-containing protein — protein sequence MSADGQGRKHWFDDEAGPVVRPYAMTRGRTTSAVQHRLDLIAVVVAEPEAGDPEADVTLAPEHVDIVGLCRDAPQSVAELAAELDLPVGVVRVLIGDLVDAEYVRVSRPVPPAELPDESILRDVINGLRAL from the coding sequence ATGAGCGCAGACGGTCAGGGAAGAAAGCACTGGTTCGACGACGAGGCCGGACCGGTCGTCCGCCCGTACGCCATGACCCGGGGCCGCACCACGAGCGCGGTCCAGCACCGTCTGGACCTCATCGCGGTGGTCGTCGCCGAACCCGAAGCCGGCGATCCGGAGGCGGACGTGACACTGGCCCCGGAACACGTGGACATCGTCGGACTGTGCCGTGACGCACCGCAGTCGGTCGCCGAACTCGCCGCCGAACTCGACCTGCCCGTCGGCGTCGTACGGGTCCTCATAGGGGACCTCGTGGACGCGGAGTACGTCCGGGTGTCCCGGCCGGTCCCCCCGGCCGAGCTGCCGGACGAGAGCATCCTCCGCGATGTGATCAACGGCCTCCGGGCACTGTGA
- a CDS encoding MIP/aquaporin family protein: MSNGDIFVGETIGTAILILFGTGVCAAVTLRYSKARASGWVVIAFGWGFGVLAGAYTAAPLSGGHLNPAVTLGIAVDTGQWGKVWVYLLGQLVGAMLGAGLCYLTYFAQFQANVRTTGTTEGTAEEPVPTLGIFATIPEIRNPVANLVTEIIATVGLVLPILAFGLTEGLGESGTQVLIVSLLVVGVGLSLGGPTGYAINPARDLGPRIVHTFLPIPHKGTSDWGYAWVPVVGPLIGGALAGLVYNAAF, translated from the coding sequence ATGAGCAACGGTGACATCTTCGTCGGCGAGACCATCGGTACGGCGATCCTCATCCTCTTCGGCACGGGCGTCTGCGCCGCCGTCACGCTCCGCTACTCCAAGGCGCGGGCCTCGGGCTGGGTGGTGATCGCGTTCGGCTGGGGGTTCGGCGTCCTGGCGGGCGCGTACACCGCCGCTCCCCTGTCCGGCGGGCATCTCAACCCCGCCGTGACCCTCGGCATCGCCGTCGACACCGGGCAGTGGGGCAAGGTCTGGGTCTATCTGCTGGGGCAGCTCGTCGGCGCGATGCTGGGGGCCGGCCTGTGCTACCTGACGTACTTCGCCCAGTTCCAGGCCAATGTGCGCACGACGGGGACGACGGAGGGCACGGCGGAGGAGCCCGTTCCGACGCTCGGCATCTTCGCCACGATCCCGGAGATCCGGAACCCGGTGGCCAACCTGGTCACGGAGATCATCGCCACCGTCGGGCTGGTGCTGCCGATCCTCGCGTTCGGTCTGACCGAAGGGCTCGGCGAGTCCGGGACACAGGTGCTGATCGTCTCGCTCCTCGTGGTCGGCGTCGGCCTCTCCCTCGGCGGGCCGACCGGCTACGCGATCAACCCGGCGCGGGACCTCGGCCCCCGCATCGTCCACACCTTCCTGCCCATCCCCCACAAGGGGACCTCCGACTGGGGCTACGCCTGGGTCCCGGTCGTCGGCCCGCTGATCGGCGGGGCGCTCGCGGGCCTCGTCTACAACGCGGCCTTCTGA
- a CDS encoding M15 family metallopeptidase, with product MTRPPSALRGPLIALAALLLALIPAPATATPTAPGRAAPEPAAPTDFVRLSSVDPTILEEIRYFTRHNFVGARIDGYRQPVCLLTRPAAEALHRAQLRLRPQGYTLKVYDCYRPQRAVDHFVRWAEDLDDQTMKGEFYPDVDKTRLFADGYIAEKSGHSRGSTVDVTLVRLPAEPARPYRPGQPLVPCHAPYDQRFPDNSVDMGTGFDCFDTLSHTLDPRVRGEQRANRLLLKTTLEDTGFVNLAEEWWHYTYKPEPYPDTYFDFPVSTRSVSARSAATAR from the coding sequence ATGACACGACCGCCGTCCGCGCTACGCGGCCCGCTGATCGCACTCGCGGCCCTCCTGCTCGCCCTGATCCCCGCCCCTGCCACCGCCACCCCCACCGCGCCCGGCCGGGCCGCCCCGGAGCCCGCCGCGCCGACGGACTTCGTCCGTCTGAGCAGCGTCGACCCCACGATCCTTGAGGAGATCCGCTACTTCACCCGGCACAACTTCGTCGGCGCACGCATCGACGGCTACCGGCAGCCCGTCTGCCTCCTCACCCGCCCCGCCGCCGAAGCCCTCCACCGGGCGCAGCTCCGCCTCCGGCCCCAGGGCTACACCCTGAAGGTCTACGACTGCTACCGGCCGCAGCGCGCCGTCGACCACTTCGTCCGCTGGGCCGAGGACCTCGACGACCAGACGATGAAGGGCGAGTTCTACCCGGACGTCGACAAGACCCGCCTCTTCGCGGACGGCTACATCGCGGAGAAGTCCGGACACAGCCGTGGCTCGACGGTGGATGTGACCCTCGTCCGGCTCCCGGCGGAGCCGGCCCGGCCCTACCGCCCCGGACAGCCCCTCGTGCCCTGCCACGCCCCGTACGACCAGCGCTTCCCCGACAACTCCGTCGACATGGGCACCGGCTTCGACTGCTTCGACACCCTCTCGCACACCCTCGACCCGCGCGTGAGGGGCGAACAGCGCGCCAACCGGCTGCTGCTCAAGACCACCCTGGAGGACACCGGCTTCGTCAACCTGGCCGAGGAGTGGTGGCACTACACCTACAAGCCCGAGCCGTACCCGGACACCTACTTCGACTTCCCCGTCTCCACCCGGTCCGTCTCCGCCCGATCCGCCGCCACCGCCCGCTGA
- a CDS encoding EAL domain-containing protein, translating to MHSWTDTLRFAFQPVVNLTTGAVAALEILARPETGDVLAEARRDPGVDVGLAGAAIRAAARRETLLPLHVNVFAGTLADLGGLPTLYDAVRETGRMPWEVTVDVCPPYAHVPPRALLEAVSTLRGQGFRVCADGVGDGDLPLRLLTDMAPELVKLDASLLSRPAAVRAMRTLCDGLGALLAVEGVETETQCAAARAAGAQLAQGELLAPPARLPATDVYVPVRSPDAVPVSRPGPSVREFVRPAALLPATASAGQVRALLTGAPEVSGVLLVDRAGVPVRSVHRSRFLLSMSGRYGHALYADRPAARLGDPPRTVGVDATAWEVLDVVADGGRARTSDDVAVVDGSGRCVGVVRLADLVRALAESRVEEAAGLNPLTRLPGSDAITGEVDRRIADGRAFALSWLDVDHFKQVNDGAGFAAGDELIRGVGRALQRAAGGPSGGRPAADGAMCVGHIGGDDFLVLGDPDGLAPLAASVLDAPWSAGGRPVTLSLATVVCEPGSVVDHREAAACLAPLKKAAKALHGASWVVGRAGMPGHEVRRGSEPVAPTGPGTAPVGHGPAETAGCVVVETGQD from the coding sequence GTGCACTCCTGGACGGACACTCTCCGCTTCGCCTTCCAACCGGTGGTCAACCTGACGACCGGCGCAGTCGCGGCGCTGGAGATACTCGCCCGTCCGGAGACCGGGGACGTCCTGGCCGAGGCCCGCCGCGATCCCGGGGTCGACGTCGGGCTCGCGGGGGCGGCCATCCGGGCGGCGGCGCGCCGGGAGACGCTGCTGCCCCTGCACGTCAACGTGTTCGCCGGGACCCTCGCCGACCTCGGCGGGCTGCCCACGCTGTACGACGCCGTCCGGGAGACGGGCCGCATGCCGTGGGAGGTGACGGTCGACGTCTGCCCGCCGTACGCGCATGTGCCGCCAAGGGCCCTGCTGGAGGCGGTGTCGACGCTGCGCGGCCAGGGTTTCCGCGTCTGCGCGGACGGGGTCGGGGACGGGGACCTGCCGCTGCGGCTGCTCACCGACATGGCGCCGGAGCTGGTGAAGCTCGACGCCTCGCTGCTCTCCCGGCCGGCGGCGGTGCGGGCGATGCGCACCCTGTGCGACGGGCTGGGGGCGCTGCTGGCCGTGGAGGGTGTGGAGACCGAGACGCAGTGCGCGGCCGCGCGGGCGGCCGGGGCGCAACTGGCCCAGGGCGAGCTGCTGGCGCCGCCCGCGCGGCTGCCCGCGACGGACGTGTACGTTCCGGTCCGCTCCCCCGACGCCGTACCGGTGTCCCGGCCCGGGCCCTCGGTGCGGGAGTTCGTACGGCCGGCCGCGCTGCTGCCGGCGACCGCGTCCGCGGGGCAGGTGCGGGCGCTGCTGACCGGGGCGCCGGAGGTGTCCGGGGTGCTGCTGGTGGACCGGGCCGGGGTTCCGGTGCGGTCGGTGCACCGGTCCCGGTTCCTGCTGTCGATGTCGGGCCGTTACGGGCACGCGCTGTACGCCGACCGGCCGGCGGCCAGGCTCGGCGATCCGCCCCGCACCGTGGGGGTCGACGCGACCGCGTGGGAGGTGCTGGACGTGGTGGCGGACGGCGGGCGGGCCCGTACGTCGGACGATGTGGCCGTCGTCGACGGATCAGGGCGGTGCGTGGGTGTCGTACGCCTCGCCGACCTCGTACGGGCGCTGGCCGAGAGCCGGGTGGAGGAGGCGGCCGGGCTCAATCCGCTGACGCGGCTGCCCGGCTCGGACGCGATCACCGGCGAGGTGGACCGGCGGATCGCGGACGGGCGGGCGTTCGCGCTGAGCTGGCTGGACGTGGATCACTTCAAACAGGTCAACGACGGCGCCGGGTTCGCGGCGGGCGACGAGCTGATCCGCGGCGTCGGGCGGGCGTTGCAGCGGGCGGCGGGCGGGCCCTCCGGCGGCCGCCCGGCGGCGGACGGGGCGATGTGTGTGGGGCACATCGGCGGGGACGACTTCCTGGTGCTCGGCGACCCCGACGGGCTGGCCCCGCTGGCCGCTTCGGTACTCGACGCGCCGTGGTCGGCCGGGGGAAGGCCGGTGACGCTGTCGCTGGCGACGGTGGTGTGCGAGCCGGGCAGCGTGGTGGACCACCGGGAGGCGGCCGCGTGTCTGGCGCCGCTGAAGAAGGCGGCGAAAGCGCTGCACGGGGCCAGTTGGGTGGTGGGCCGGGCCGGGATGCCGGGGCACGAGGTCCGGCGCGGCTCGGAACCGGTGGCGCCGACGGGGCCGGGGACGGCGCCGGTCGGGCACGGGCCGGCGGAGACGGCCGGGTGCGTGGTGGTGGAGACCGGCCAGGACTGA
- a CDS encoding NUDIX domain-containing protein codes for MSETHRPHPNSAPGSHCSSCGSPYGPGATGWPRTCPACGTTAYRNPLPVAVALQPVYDTRGAALVVITRTVAPARGGVALPGGYVDDREDWRRAVVRELAEETGIDAASRDVRLADAMSSPDGHLLLFGLLPQRPADSLPPFAATDETDGRHLLRAPEELAFPLHTLAVRAWFEGRYA; via the coding sequence GTGTCCGAAACCCACCGCCCCCACCCCAACTCCGCACCCGGGAGCCACTGTTCGAGCTGCGGATCGCCCTACGGACCGGGCGCCACCGGCTGGCCCCGCACCTGCCCGGCCTGCGGCACCACCGCCTACCGCAACCCCCTGCCGGTCGCGGTCGCCCTCCAGCCGGTGTACGACACCCGGGGCGCCGCCCTGGTCGTCATCACACGGACCGTGGCCCCCGCGCGCGGGGGCGTCGCCCTGCCGGGCGGCTACGTCGACGACCGTGAGGACTGGCGGCGGGCGGTCGTCCGCGAACTGGCGGAGGAGACGGGCATCGACGCCGCGAGCCGCGACGTACGGCTCGCCGACGCGATGAGCTCCCCCGACGGCCACCTGCTGCTCTTCGGCCTTCTCCCGCAACGCCCGGCCGACAGCCTCCCGCCCTTCGCCGCCACCGACGAGACGGACGGCCGGCACCTGCTGCGCGCGCCGGAGGAACTCGCCTTCCCCCTGCACACCCTGGCCGTACGGGCGTGGTTCGAGGGCCGCTACGCCTGA
- a CDS encoding roadblock/LC7 domain-containing protein yields the protein MTAPKATGHTATAKGELNWLLDDLVDRVASIRKAVVLSGDGLPTGVSKDLTREDSEHLAAVASGFHSLAKGVGRHFEAGRVRQTVVELDDAFLFVTAAGDGSCLAVLSDADSDVGQVAYEMTLLVKRVGVHLGTAPRTDLPSGG from the coding sequence ATGACCGCACCGAAGGCGACCGGCCACACCGCGACCGCCAAGGGGGAGCTGAACTGGCTCCTCGACGACCTGGTGGACCGTGTCGCGAGCATCCGCAAGGCCGTCGTCCTGTCCGGGGACGGCCTGCCGACGGGGGTTTCCAAGGATCTGACCAGGGAGGACAGCGAGCATCTGGCCGCCGTGGCCTCCGGTTTCCACAGCCTCGCCAAGGGGGTGGGGCGCCACTTCGAGGCGGGCCGGGTCCGGCAGACGGTCGTCGAACTCGACGACGCCTTCCTGTTCGTCACGGCGGCCGGGGACGGCAGTTGCCTCGCCGTCCTGTCCGACGCCGACTCCGACGTGGGCCAGGTCGCCTACGAGATGACCTTGCTGGTCAAGCGGGTCGGCGTGCACCTGGGCACCGCACCGCGCACCGATCTGCCCTCGGGCGGGTAG
- a CDS encoding TIM-barrel domain-containing protein, with protein sequence MDGRDLVRSVKAVGSVGAAQGLRTVRSAWRRRRADAVALPRPEAERARVPGCVTEVEPGPGGGIVRFGRSELRIFVAVNGAVFWGWDGAGPEPSYALAGGCPEPDPRVVLEPDTAGGWRVVAERVTVGVSRHGAVEVRTPGGVTLRRELPPRWWEPPGGGAARWVQRSEVAADARFFGLGGRASGPRLRDGTYRLWNTDPQVAFRPGDDPLYLTMPVQVVVADAGTHLVFHDNTWDGTVTLREGAEGAGSGHDRAGASVLRMDGGPLRCWVMVGTPARVLLTWASLTGAPAVPPAWALGHHHARWGFGTEEEVRRIVAGYQERDLPLDAVHLDIDHYDEHQVFTVDQDRFPKLPVLAEELRRDGIRLVSIVDPAVKAAPGNAVYDGGTARDAFVRDAGGRVVRGVVWPGEAVFPDFTHARVREWWGGLYEERLGQGFSGFWHDMNEPTSFTAFGEPTLPRSARHHLEGRGGDHREAHNVYALCMARAGYEGLRALVPGERPFVFSRSGWAGMQRYGGTWSGDVATDWSGLRASLALVLGLGLCGVPYSGPDVGGFDGSPSPELYLRWFQLGAYLPLFRTHASLRAGRREPWEFGPEVLEHARAALVERRRLLPYFVTLAHLARRTGAPYVRPVWWPAPEDRALRDCEDAFLLGDCLLVAPVLDEGAVRRGVRLPRGRWYDTVTERAYDGPARVVVDAPLSRIPVFARAGAVLPVRGDDGGLELEVWAPAAGRSGGGLVVPDAGDGWEEPEIERYAVRWQGPDLVVEREGEEGPAEPGRPVRVRGLAAGRGQA encoded by the coding sequence ATGGACGGTCGTGACCTGGTGCGTTCGGTGAAGGCGGTTGGTTCTGTGGGGGCGGCGCAGGGGTTGCGGACGGTGCGGTCGGCGTGGCGCCGCAGGCGTGCCGATGCCGTCGCGCTGCCCCGGCCGGAGGCCGAGCGGGCCCGGGTGCCGGGGTGTGTGACGGAGGTGGAGCCGGGACCGGGCGGCGGGATCGTCCGCTTCGGCCGTTCGGAGCTGCGGATCTTCGTGGCGGTGAACGGGGCGGTCTTCTGGGGCTGGGACGGGGCAGGTCCGGAGCCGTCGTACGCGCTGGCGGGCGGCTGCCCTGAGCCGGACCCGCGGGTGGTGCTGGAGCCGGACACGGCCGGGGGCTGGCGGGTGGTCGCGGAGCGGGTGACGGTGGGTGTGTCGCGGCACGGCGCGGTCGAGGTGCGGACGCCCGGTGGGGTGACCCTGCGCCGTGAGCTGCCGCCGCGCTGGTGGGAGCCGCCGGGCGGCGGTGCGGCGCGCTGGGTGCAGCGGTCGGAGGTGGCCGCGGACGCGCGGTTCTTCGGGCTCGGCGGGCGCGCGTCGGGGCCGCGGCTGCGGGACGGGACGTACCGGCTGTGGAACACCGATCCCCAGGTGGCGTTCCGGCCCGGCGACGATCCGCTGTATCTCACGATGCCGGTGCAGGTGGTGGTGGCCGACGCCGGCACGCATCTGGTGTTCCACGACAACACGTGGGACGGCACGGTGACGTTGCGGGAGGGCGCGGAGGGCGCCGGGTCCGGGCACGACCGGGCGGGGGCGAGCGTGCTGCGGATGGACGGGGGACCGCTGCGCTGCTGGGTGATGGTGGGGACGCCCGCGCGTGTGCTGCTGACGTGGGCCTCGCTCACCGGGGCGCCCGCGGTGCCGCCCGCGTGGGCGCTCGGTCATCATCACGCGCGGTGGGGGTTCGGCACGGAGGAGGAGGTCCGGCGGATCGTCGCCGGGTACCAGGAGCGCGATCTTCCGCTCGACGCGGTGCACCTGGACATCGACCACTACGACGAGCACCAGGTGTTCACCGTGGACCAGGACCGGTTTCCCAAGCTGCCGGTGCTCGCCGAGGAGCTGCGGCGGGACGGGATCCGGCTGGTGTCGATCGTGGATCCGGCGGTGAAGGCGGCGCCCGGCAACGCCGTGTACGACGGCGGGACGGCCCGGGACGCCTTCGTGCGGGACGCCGGGGGGCGGGTGGTGCGGGGCGTGGTGTGGCCGGGTGAGGCCGTGTTCCCGGACTTCACGCACGCGCGTGTGCGCGAGTGGTGGGGCGGGCTGTACGAGGAGCGGCTCGGGCAGGGGTTCTCCGGCTTCTGGCACGACATGAACGAGCCGACCTCGTTCACGGCGTTCGGGGAGCCGACGCTGCCGCGGTCGGCCCGGCACCACCTGGAGGGCCGGGGCGGTGACCATCGCGAGGCGCACAACGTGTACGCGCTGTGCATGGCCCGGGCGGGGTACGAGGGGCTGCGCGCGCTGGTGCCCGGGGAGCGCCCGTTCGTCTTCTCGCGCTCGGGGTGGGCGGGCATGCAGCGTTACGGCGGCACGTGGTCGGGTGACGTGGCCACGGACTGGTCCGGATTGCGGGCGTCGCTGGCGCTGGTGCTGGGCCTCGGGCTGTGCGGGGTGCCGTACTCGGGGCCGGACGTGGGCGGGTTCGACGGGAGTCCGTCGCCGGAGCTGTATCTGCGGTGGTTCCAGTTGGGCGCGTATCTGCCGCTGTTCCGGACGCACGCGAGTCTGCGGGCGGGGCGCAGGGAGCCGTGGGAGTTCGGTCCCGAGGTGCTGGAGCACGCGCGCGCGGCGCTGGTCGAGCGGCGGCGGCTGCTGCCGTACTTCGTGACGCTGGCGCATCTGGCGCGGCGCACCGGCGCGCCCTATGTGCGGCCGGTGTGGTGGCCGGCGCCCGAGGACCGGGCGTTGCGGGACTGCGAGGACGCCTTCTTGCTGGGTGACTGCCTGCTGGTGGCGCCGGTGCTCGACGAGGGGGCCGTCCGGCGTGGGGTGCGGCTGCCGCGGGGACGCTGGTACGACACGGTGACGGAGCGGGCGTACGACGGGCCGGCGCGGGTGGTGGTGGACGCGCCCCTGAGCCGGATCCCGGTGTTCGCCCGCGCGGGTGCCGTGCTTCCCGTGCGGGGGGACGACGGCGGGCTGGAGCTGGAGGTGTGGGCGCCCGCGGCGGGGCGGAGCGGGGGCGGGCTGGTGGTGCCGGACGCGGGCGACGGCTGGGAGGAGCCGGAGATCGAGCGCTATGCCGTCCGGTGGCAGGGCCCGGACCTGGTCGTCGAGCGGGAGGGCGAGGAGGGACCGGCCGAGCCCGGGCGCCCGGTTCGGGTGCGCGGGCTCGCGGCGGGGCGGGGTCAGGCGTAG
- a CDS encoding GTP-binding protein, producing MIFGRSQRGKPPVEPVTLKILVAGGFGVGKTTLVGAVSEIRPLRTEELLTEAGRPLDDLRGVEGKHTTTVAMDFGRITLREDLVLYLFGTPGQERFWFMWDELAEGALGAVVLADTRRLEGCFAAIDYFERRSLPFLVGVNCFDGAPRYPAGEVRQALDLDPGVPLLTCDARDRESVKEVLVGVVQHAMATAEARRRAVTT from the coding sequence ATGATCTTCGGGCGTTCCCAGCGCGGCAAGCCCCCGGTCGAGCCCGTCACGCTCAAGATCCTGGTGGCCGGCGGCTTCGGGGTGGGCAAGACCACCCTCGTCGGCGCGGTCAGCGAGATCCGGCCGCTGCGCACCGAGGAGCTGCTGACCGAGGCCGGACGGCCCCTGGACGACCTCCGCGGAGTGGAGGGCAAGCACACCACCACCGTCGCCATGGACTTCGGCCGCATCACCCTGCGCGAGGACCTGGTGCTCTACCTCTTCGGCACCCCCGGCCAGGAGCGGTTCTGGTTCATGTGGGACGAGCTCGCCGAGGGCGCGCTGGGCGCCGTCGTCCTCGCCGACACCCGCCGCCTGGAGGGCTGTTTCGCCGCCATCGACTACTTCGAGCGCCGCTCCCTGCCCTTCCTCGTCGGCGTCAACTGCTTCGACGGAGCGCCCCGTTACCCCGCCGGGGAAGTCCGCCAGGCCCTCGACCTCGACCCCGGTGTGCCGCTGCTGACGTGCGACGCGCGGGACCGGGAGTCGGTCAAGGAGGTCCTCGTCGGTGTCGTACAGCACGCCATGGCGACCGCCGAGGCCCGCCGCCGGGCCGTCACCACCTGA